One Coffea eugenioides isolate CCC68of chromosome 2, Ceug_1.0, whole genome shotgun sequence genomic window, AAGTCTTATCACCGAAAGGGCACATGGGGTTTTATGTCATATGGCTCTAATTCTTTGTATCTGAAGTTTCTGTACGTTAGAAATAATAAATGAGTGAATATCCTCATGCGACTTTTTCTCCTTGCATTTAACTGTAATTAAATGCTTTTCTTCTATTCCTTTAGCATTATTTTGTCTTGAGCACAATTTGCATTGTATAGCTTGGTTTTGTTGTTTCATTGTCTGTGAAAGGCAAATTATTGTGATCTTTCCTACACTCACTGTTAATTCTGATATGTCTCTGTAGACTGCAATAATGCCACTTGACGAGGAAGATGAACTTCATTTGGTTGCCATGCATTCTAGACAGCATGAAGGACAGTTCCCTTGCTTTTGGGGATTCATTGTTGCATCTCGACTTTACAATTCTTGCCTTGTCATGCTGAACCTTAGATGTCTTGGTATTGTGTTTGATCTTGATGAAACACTCATCGTGGCCAACACAATGCGCTCTTTTGAGGATAGGATTGAAGCCTTACAGCGGAAGATAAACTCCGAGGTTGATCAACAACGTGTTTCTGCTATGCTGGCAGAAATAAAGCGTTATCAGGATGACAAAAATATACTGAAGCAATATGCAGAAAATGACCAGGTTGTTGATAACGGGAAGGTTGTCAAGTCTCAGCCCGAGGTTGTTCTTGCTTTGTCAGACAATCACCAGACCATTGTTCGCCCACTTTTAAGGCTTCAGGAGAAGAACATTATCCTTACTCGCATTAATCCTCAAGTATGTCATGTGGCATCTTAATATTTCTATTGTATAATTTGAACTTTATTAGATATTGACTTTGATCATGAAGTAGCTGTTTGGTTAAGCATTATGCCAAATTACCGCCCATCCATAGTTTGTAGTTTTGCTGTAGTTGTTTTTGCTGAGCATAGGATAGTATCCTAGCTGGGTGAGGGAGTTGGAGAAGAGTGTGGTGAAGTGTTCATAGACCTTAGAGGCTTGTGACTTTTGCTGGTCAACTTAATTAGCTTGTTGGACTCTCTTACTTGGGCTCATATTCATGTTTCTATTACCTCAGATCCGTGATACAAGTGTACTTGTAAGATTGAGGCCTGCATGGGAAGATCTCAGAAACTACTTAACCGCAAGAGGTCGAAAGCGTTTTGAAGTGTATGTTTGCACAATGGCTGAAAGGGACTATGCTTTAGAAATGTGGCGGCTCCTTGATCCTGATTCAAACTTGATTGACCCGAAAGAGCTATTGGATCGTATTGTCTGTGTCAAGTCTGGTGAGTTTCATAGAGATGTCACTTTTATTTAGCTTGCCATGAGGTTTTTCTTGGTCACATTCGATTGCGATATTTTTGGTGGATTAATTGTATATAAGCATTTCTGTTTAGGCTTGAGGAAGTCGTTGTTCAATGTTTTCCAACATGGAAACTGTCATCCTAAGATGGCATTGGTGATTGATGACCGGTTAAAAGTGTGGGATGAAAAGGATCAACCTCGAGTGCATGTGGTTCCTGCCTTTGCTCCTTATTATGCTCCTCAAGCTGAAGTATGTACTGGAAACTACTGTATTCTTTATGTCACCCTCCTCTATGCTTCTTATTGTTATTTGTTTAAAGTTAACTAATGATATCATGATGCCAAGATTAAATAATTTGTGCTGTAGGCCAACAATGCAATTCCAGTTCTCTGTGTTGCAAGGAATGTAGCGTGCAATGTCAGAGGTGGTTTCTTCAAGTAAGGTTTTACAACTTCGTTAGAGTTGAGAAGTACAAGCACCATATTACTGGCCACTCTTAGCATAGTCAGATTTTAATTTATCAGTCTGCATAAGCTTTTTAACCTGAGATTAATTGTTGCAGAGAATTTGATGAGGGTCTCTTGCAACGAATTTCTGAAGTTGCATATGAAGATGATATTAAAGAAATTCCTTCTCCTCCTGATGTGAGCAACTATTTAATCTCAGAGGTTAGTGATGGCCATGCTCTTGAAACACTTGTGCAATCAGAGTATGCGCTTGCTTGCTTTTTTAAACAGTCATTTTGCAGTAAATTACTTTGGATGTGTTTCTCAAACATTAGCTGTTCAGGATGATCCTTCCGCTTCAAATGGAAACAAGGATTCACTTGGTTTTGATGGCATGGCAGATGTTGAGGTGGAAAGAAGATTAAAGGTGAgagcttttctcaaaatttggTTTCTTTACTAGTGCTTATTGTTTGGTTGAGTTTCCTCtgttattttttggttttacCGAGTATATGATATCTACTTTTATGCACTTGAACCTGTTCCCCATCTATGTTAGGCTAGTGATTGATCTACTAATTATTTTATGATTTAGGAGGCAATTTCGGCTTCCTCCACTGCTCCTTTGGCAATTCCAAATTTGGATCCAAAAATTGTTGCCACAGTCCAATATGCTGTACCTTCTTCTATTTCTGTGCTGCAACCAACGATGTCAGGGCCAGTGGTTCCCTTTCCATCTCAGCAGTTGTCTCAAGTGACTTCTGTCCTTAAAAATCCTATTAATCAAACTATTCTTCCTCCAGAAGCAAGCTTGCAAAGTTCTCCTGCTAGGGAAGAGGGTGAAGTCCCAGAATCAGAGTTAGATCCTGATACAAGGAGGAGACTACTCATTTTGCAGCATGGTCAAGACTCAAGGGAGCGCACATCAAGTGAACCTCAGTTTCCTGTACGCACACCATTACAAGTCTCTGCACCGAGGGCTCAGGGACGTGGTTGGTTTCCAATTGATGAAGAGATGAGTCCAAGACAACTTAACAGAGTTGTACCACCAAAGGATTTCCCTCTGCGCTCAGAACCTATGGAAATTGAAAAGCACCGTTCCAGTCACTCTCCTTTTCTCCAAAAAGCAGAGAGTGCTGTCCCGCCTGATAGAGCTTTTCTTGAAAACCAGAGGATGCTGAAGGAGGTAATTCATACTtcttttaatatgattcatggGTTTGAGCTGTCATGTGAATGGTGCTGATGTTGTGGGAGTTTCTTTGTGCAGACACTTCCTAGAGAGGATCATTTGAGATTAAACCAGCCAGTTGCCAGTTTCCCATCATTTTCTGGTAAGCCTTGAATTTTCTGTGCTTGTGTATTGTAATCACAATTATGTGGGACATCTCAAAGTAATTTTGCAGACTGAATTGCAGACTTTGATTGGATGAGTATGTTGTTTACATGCTTAACATTTTTAGAAATAGATCCTCTTAGAGGcttattcataatttttttttctataaaatatccCACTTAGCATAAAAGTTAAGCTCTTATAATTAATAAAGATGGAATTTTGCAAATGCATCTTATGTCTGCAAAAGTATGGATAATGTCAGTAGAAGTTAGCAACTTTTAgtaattgatgaagttttgaaCAACTAACTTCATTCTGCGTTGTAAAATTCCTAATTCTGTTACCCGATACTTGATACATATTATTCCATTCTGTTTTAGATAGCACATACATATGATGTGTCCTTTCACTAGCATTGATCATTGGAGAAGAAGGCTCTAAATTGCACGAGTTATGAAGTTTCATATGTCTTGGATTGAGACTTGGGGGTGCAGCATAGATATTTTTAGTGAGCAAAATTGTGTTATATGGTGGTTGAATTTTTTAATTTGGCTAATACT contains:
- the LOC113761564 gene encoding RNA polymerase II C-terminal domain phosphatase-like 1, giving the protein MAAAVVVNLIEGERVLGEVEVYSIDDQNGVVWDRDEIRISEYSQSSERCPPLAVLHTVTSSSSDSGGLCFKLELKDKSQQNSPLSILHATCLRENKTAIMPLDEEDELHLVAMHSRQHEGQFPCFWGFIVASRLYNSCLVMLNLRCLGIVFDLDETLIVANTMRSFEDRIEALQRKINSEVDQQRVSAMLAEIKRYQDDKNILKQYAENDQVVDNGKVVKSQPEVVLALSDNHQTIVRPLLRLQEKNIILTRINPQIRDTSVLVRLRPAWEDLRNYLTARGRKRFEVYVCTMAERDYALEMWRLLDPDSNLIDPKELLDRIVCVKSGLRKSLFNVFQHGNCHPKMALVIDDRLKVWDEKDQPRVHVVPAFAPYYAPQAEANNAIPVLCVARNVACNVRGGFFKEFDEGLLQRISEVAYEDDIKEIPSPPDVSNYLISEDDPSASNGNKDSLGFDGMADVEVERRLKEAISASSTAPLAIPNLDPKIVATVQYAVPSSISVLQPTMSGPVVPFPSQQLSQVTSVLKNPINQTILPPEASLQSSPAREEGEVPESELDPDTRRRLLILQHGQDSRERTSSEPQFPVRTPLQVSAPRAQGRGWFPIDEEMSPRQLNRVVPPKDFPLRSEPMEIEKHRSSHSPFLQKAESAVPPDRAFLENQRMLKETLPREDHLRLNQPVASFPSFSGEEASMVRSSSANRDLDLESGQIDPQAETPIGALHDIAFKCGTKVEFKQALVSSSELQFCAEVWFGGEKIGEGIGRTRREAQRQAADGSLMNLADKYISSLKPDSSSVPGEWRRFPNTSNNGFANDFSSWGYQQLPKEEPGSFSTASMPPRVLDSRLEASKRPVGPIAALKELCSMEGLGLAFQTQPQLSANPGQKNEVYAQVEIDGQVLGKGIGINWDEAKSQAAEKALGTLKSMLGSYGHKRQGSPRPWQGMSSKRLKPEFSRVLQRMPSSARYPKNASPVP